The DNA segment GAGGCTATCGCCAAGGCTATCTCGCTGTCACCGGATGTCATCGTCATGGACCTTAAGATGCCCGGGATGGACGGGATCACCGCCACTCGTGAGATAAAACAGAGAATGCCGGATATAGGCATACTGGTACTGACACTGTACGCCGAAGATTATGTGAAGCAGGCCGTGGAGGCCGGTGTATCCGGCTACCTGCTCAAGGACAGTGACTGCGAGCAGATAACACGCGCCATAGAAGAAGTATATCAAGGCCTTTGCCCGATAGCCCCCTCTCTCACCCGGGAGCTGGTCATGGAATACGCCGAGCTCAGCCGGACCAGCCGGTCTTCGATACTAACCAAACGACAGATCGAGATACTGAAGCTGATTGCCGATGGTGAGAACGGCAAGGAAATCGGTAGCCGTCTTTTCATCAGTACCTCCACCGTGAAGCGGGAAATCCGCCAGATCCTTGCCAAACTCAAGGTAAGCGACCGCGCCCAGGCAGTATCCGAGGCAATCAAGAGAAGACTCATCTAGCCCATACCCCCCCATGTTCCATGGGCTCCATGCCCCATGTGCCCCATGCCCCATGTCCCACATGGGCCCCATGTCCCACATGGGCCCCCACTGCCATCCACCTTGTTACCCCTTCCTGACCTGATGAGGTCAGCCCGTTTGCCCCCCGGTGCTACCGCATTGCCCCACACAAGGCCACGAAACCTGCTTGTTTGGTTCCCTATTCCTGTCTGCTAAGACCTTACGCCCCGCTCGTATGCATGAGACAATTATTACTATGAGATGCAGGACGTCTTATATTATGGTGGCGAGCAGGACCACCGGCAGTCCAGGTACTGACCCCGGGCCACGAAATCGTGGGTGGTGTTTTTATGCCCGACTGCGGGAAATAATGCGTCTGGCTGTCACCCGGGACGGCTCCCTGCTCTCAGGGGATGCACCTTGTAGTGGTGTATCGGAGAGTAGCGACTTTGAGTAGCGGAATGACCGAGCTTCAGAAGACGGAGAGAGATTACCGGCGGATAGACCGGAACTCCCTGTTCCTGCTGCTCCTGCTGACCGTACCGGCAGGAGTGATGGCGGTAGTCCTCTACCTGTGGTCGGATGCAGTGTGGGCCGCCCCGATACCTTATAGTGCTGTGGGGATACTCGGCTCATTTGCCGCCCTGCTCCTGGCGGTCTTCCTCTTCGTACGATACCGGACACAACCTCGAATCCTCTATCTCAGCGCCGGTCTCCTGGCTATGGGCATAATCGATGGCTTCCATGCCGTCTCAACACCCGGGTCCACGGAGTTCGTCTGGCTGCATTCAACCGCCGGCATCATCGGTGGGGCCTTCTTCGTTCTCTACGCCCTTGCCGAGACAACGAGTCTCCGTGTACCGTCGGTCAAGGTCACAGCCAGGGGAGTCGGCGGGTTGTTCGGTGGGGTAGCCGCGGTCGCATTCATCTGCAGCGTTCTCCCGATGGTTCTTTCGGACGGTCTGCCCGCAGTGGCACAGAATGGCCAACTTACCGCCGTTGCCTGGACCTTGAACGCCGTGCCGGTGGCACTATTCTTCATTGCCGGTATCTGCCTGTTTCGCCAGTACCGCAAGACCGGTGCTAATGAGCTGTTCCTGCTGACCGCAATACTTATCTTCCTGTTCCAGGCATGCGAGGTTTTCTACTTCGCCACGCTATGGGGCGTCATCTGGTGGTTCTGGCAAGCAATGCGACTGGTGGTCTATATGGCTGTTCTCGCCTACGTTCTCAAGGAGTACATACAGACCAGCGAGTCACTATCGGTCGAGATTGAGGAACGCACGAAGGCGGTACAGGCCCTCAGGGAGGCAGAGGAGGACTGGCGTAACTCCTTCAACTCACTGGAAGAGGTAATGCTCATCATTGACAGGGACTACAACATCGAGAAGGTGAATAGCAGCGGACTGGCACTCCTCAAGAGAACCCACCAGCGAGCCGTCACGGGGCGGAAATGCTACCGCGTTATGCGCCATATGGATAAGCCCTGCGGATTCTGCCCCATCCGGCAGACGCTGGAGAACAAAACCGTAGAATCCGTAGAGCGGTACGACGAGATGTATAAACGGCATTACCACATGAAGAGTGCCCCGATGCTTGATGAAAACGGCGAAATCACCAAGGTCATCTATTCCATGAGTGATATCACGGAACGAATAAACGCCGAAGCCAAGGAGAAAATACTGCAGAGGGAGCTCAGCCTGACCAGCCGCCTGGCTTCTATCGGCGAGGTTGCCGCCGGGATTACTCACGAGATAAACAACCCGCTGACCGGCGTGATTGCCTTCGCCCAGATGCTGATGCAGATGGATGTTCCCAAAAACATGAGGGAAGCGGTGGAGGTGATTCACGACGGGGCAAACCGGGTGGTCGGGATTGTGGATAAGCTCCTCACCTTCGCACGCCGTAACCGTCCTGATAAAGAGTACGCAGACATCAACGACATCCTGACCAATACCCTGGCAATGCGCTCCTATGAAATGCGTATCAACAACATCAACGTATCGTACGACCTCGATGAAGATCTGCCTAAGACCATGGCCAATATCGGTAAGCTCCAGCAGGTGTTCCTGAATATCATCGTGAACGCAGAGCAGGCAATGGGAAGGGCACACGACGGGGGAGAGTTTTCCGTGAGGACCGAGAGAATCGACGGCAAGATACATGTTTCCCTGGCCGATGATGGTCCCGGGATTCCCGAAGGCATCATCGATAAGCTGTTTGACCCCTTCTTCACGACGAGGATAGATGACGGTGGGACAGGATTGGGACTGAGTATCTCCTACGGAATTGTCAAGGAGCATGACGGCAGGATATACGTCAGGAGTGTTCCCGACAAAGGGGCTACTTTCGTGATCGACCTGCCGATAGTGGCCGCAGTCCAGCAGCCGGAGCAGGAAGAGTTCTCTGTCCAGGAGTCGTCCAGGGTGACCTCGGCAAGGATACTGGTGGTGGATGATGAGCCACACATCTGCCGTGCCCTGGACAGGCTGCTAACCCACGAGGGGCACAAAGTAGACACCGCAGGCAATGCTAAAGCGGCCCTGCGCAAGATGTCAAAAACGCAATATGACCTTATCCTGCTGGACATCAGGATGCCGGGCATGAGTGGTATCGAGCTCTACCAGCGGATGAAGGAGGTAGTCCCGGTATTACAGCAAAGGGTAATC comes from the Dehalococcoidales bacterium genome and includes:
- a CDS encoding response regulator transcription factor; translated protein: MNTGLLSDTIAAITAEKTGVIRVLVVDDHHVVREGLRRMLELESSIQVVGEARSGEEAIAKAISLSPDVIVMDLKMPGMDGITATREIKQRMPDIGILVLTLYAEDYVKQAVEAGVSGYLLKDSDCEQITRAIEEVYQGLCPIAPSLTRELVMEYAELSRTSRSSILTKRQIEILKLIADGENGKEIGSRLFISTSTVKREIRQILAKLKVSDRAQAVSEAIKRRLI
- a CDS encoding ATP-binding protein: MSSGMTELQKTERDYRRIDRNSLFLLLLLTVPAGVMAVVLYLWSDAVWAAPIPYSAVGILGSFAALLLAVFLFVRYRTQPRILYLSAGLLAMGIIDGFHAVSTPGSTEFVWLHSTAGIIGGAFFVLYALAETTSLRVPSVKVTARGVGGLFGGVAAVAFICSVLPMVLSDGLPAVAQNGQLTAVAWTLNAVPVALFFIAGICLFRQYRKTGANELFLLTAILIFLFQACEVFYFATLWGVIWWFWQAMRLVVYMAVLAYVLKEYIQTSESLSVEIEERTKAVQALREAEEDWRNSFNSLEEVMLIIDRDYNIEKVNSSGLALLKRTHQRAVTGRKCYRVMRHMDKPCGFCPIRQTLENKTVESVERYDEMYKRHYHMKSAPMLDENGEITKVIYSMSDITERINAEAKEKILQRELSLTSRLASIGEVAAGITHEINNPLTGVIAFAQMLMQMDVPKNMREAVEVIHDGANRVVGIVDKLLTFARRNRPDKEYADINDILTNTLAMRSYEMRINNINVSYDLDEDLPKTMANIGKLQQVFLNIIVNAEQAMGRAHDGGEFSVRTERIDGKIHVSLADDGPGIPEGIIDKLFDPFFTTRIDDGGTGLGLSISYGIVKEHDGRIYVRSVPDKGATFVIDLPIVAAVQQPEQEEFSVQESSRVTSARILVVDDEPHICRALDRLLTHEGHKVDTAGNAKAALRKMSKTQYDLILLDIRMPGMSGIELYQRMKEVVPVLQQRVICVTGDVISAKNKAFLEESGIPCIVKPFGVDELMSLVKQVLGGEIEDAQITYSHSGR